Proteins encoded in a region of the Epinephelus lanceolatus isolate andai-2023 chromosome 20, ASM4190304v1, whole genome shotgun sequence genome:
- the LOC117264831 gene encoding gamma-crystallin M3-like, which translates to MSNMNMRGKIIFYEERNFQGRSYECMSDCSDMSSYLNRCHSCRVESGCFMVYDRPNFMGNQYFMRRGEYADYMSMMGMRDCIRSCRMIPMHRGQFRMRIYERENFGGQMHELMDDCDSIMDRYRMSDCMSCHVMDGHWLMYEQPHYRGRMMYLRPGEYRSFREMGMSGMRFMSMRRIMDSCM; encoded by the exons ATGAGCAACATGAACATGAGGGGCAAGATCATCTTCTACGAGGAGAGGAACTTCCAGGGTCGCTCCTATGAGTGCATGAGCGACTGCTCTGACATGAGCTCCTACCTGAACAGGTGTCACTCCTGCAGGGTGGAGAGCGGCTGCTTCATGGTCTACGACCGCCCCAACTTCATGGGAAACCAGTACTTCATGAGGAGGGGCGAGTACGCTGACTACATGAGCATGATGGGAATGAGGGACTGCATCAGGTCCTGCCGTATGATCCCCATG CACAGAGGCCAGTTCAGGATGAGGATCTACGAGAGGGAGAACTTTGGTGGTCAGATGCACGAGCTGATGGACGACTGCGACAGCATCATGGACCGCTACCGCATGTCTGACTGCATGTCCTGCCACGTGATGGACGGCCACTGGCTGATGTATGAGCAGCCCCACTACAGAGGCAGGATGATGTACCTGAGGCCCGGAGAGTACAGGAGCTTCAGGGAGATGGGCATGAGCGGCATGAGGTTCATGAGCATGAGGCGCATCATGGACTCCTGCATGTAA